The genomic segment taggtaatcggaccctgtgaaaaacgggataatgctagggagatgacgatggTAATCGATGTCTGTTATAATTTTGATGGTAATTCCCGTATTTTATAGAGCGTGGAGAGTGCAACCCTTACCGTATGGACGACGTATTCCTTCTAAGATTCCTCCGAGCTCGTGACTTCATTGTACCAAAGGCACACAGATTGGTGAGTTAATtacattcaatcaatcaatcaatcaataatactttattgcacaacaacatatataaaggacataaacatacgaataaaacataagcacaataggcggccttattgctaaacagcaatttctgccaggcaaccttagggtgaaagaagattattcattggagcacgggctggtgcaataaacatataatgatacataacaaaaaaaaatatgaataataaataatatatacttatctaaagaaataatatctataaaaaatacaatatatatatatacattcacTACCATGCATATGCATACCCATGACCTTGATCCAtttgtggttcagtggttggtCGGGCTCACATTCCGgcggtcccaggttcgaatccctgtgcggacaaatcacaaaaatcactttgtgatccctagtttggttaggacattacaggctgatcaaaaCTACATCATGGCTGGTACTTAATTTCTTTAGGTCGAATATTAAACGGATCCAAATCTGTATCACGTGACAATTCTTTGAATGATTTGCTAGCTCCGCATAATTAAGAATTTTGACGGTAATTACGTAGTTGTGGCAATGGGAAGGAACAAAGGGTTAAATCTAAGACGCCTACTACGAGTAGGTACTCAgagttaattaaaaaacaatcttTTAAAATCttgattattttctttcagCTAGTCCGATGGTGTAACTTCAGAATACAATACCCATATCTCTACGAAGGCGTCGATCTATGGGCGTTAgttaaaataaaagatgcatacgaAGGCACACTCCTTGACAGGCCAGACATTGGAAGATTGTCCATATTTAGATTTGGTAagtgaaacatttttattacaagagccgtggtagcccagttggtagaacgcttgcctcttactttgaggtcgcaggcctacaccaatgattatcgaatttctTATCGGTTTCATgcttggatcgtaaatgattaccacgtgctcagcggtgaaggaaaacatcgtgaggaaacccacattcccgacaaatgcattttcagaggtatgtgacctaacttgaaacttatttatgaaaacattatgtatgtgcgtaaaaatgtatctctccttctgagaaactgtgaaaggcatacttacaatacaaggaataaaaataaaattgttgttcaaaattctagattaagtaaattaaattcatcttttttttggggttatgtatacgtttttacaataaaataccagataatattttaaatttgtcagagaacagatttaaagctcacgtgaagcttactttatgtaaaaaagcctattataagattaatgattacctaaatgataaaaatgtctggtattgaatgtgttcctctagttattaaataacttgtaatgtaccctcattgatttaaaagatgtgttgctgttgcagtttcttgtcatttcttctcctcagccataacaccttgcgaaatgacgtaaattcaaaaatgttacattgaccttcaacaagtttatccatgataattacgttgaataaatgattctgattctgattcttgtattgggctggttttccatccatgggttggaaggttagacaggcagtcgcttctgtaaaaaacaggacctgtcaaatcttcaggttaggtaagcggaccctgtggaaaacgggatattgctacGGAGATGAagtgaaacatttttattaagtacattacaaTTACTGGTTTGGTtatgtaagatgattcgtgcttcagaaggcatgttaagtcaTTAGTTccggttacttacttacttaccacaGTAAGTCATCGCAGTTGTCacttgagtcaagtcaggggcctttagcctCAGGGGAATTgaatgaataacataacataagcttacgagtatatcccaatcggggtagtcagaggtacatcagtcgctcacgcctatttcccaccggggtaaacagactatgaaattccatttgcttcgatcctgacataattctcttgcttcctccactttcatcaatcgtttcatacccgcacgccagttcagagtagatcttactgaatcTGTTCTAAGAACGTCTCCAATTTGCgattaataattattcaaaaatgaatgaatgccTCCGAAAATTCTGtccgggtggcaaaatactgggctttCAGCCTTTAGCTTCAgctgccatcgaaacgacaagaagaagaattaaaaaaatataataatatctgaaccggcgtgcgtgtatgaagcgattgatgaatgtggaggaagcaagagaagtgtgtcaggatcgacgcaaatggaattctatagtttctgcgtaccctggtgggaaataggcgtgagtttatgtatgtatgtatgtataataatatccttATCACCAGGAACGTGGGACACGAGCGAGTTTCCCGTGGAAGACCTGGTGAAAGCCGGGGTACTCATGTTCGACATCGGCATCCGTCAGCCGAAGCTGCAAGTATTGGGGGGGACCCTCATTGTGGACCTGGAAGGCATCACTCTTCGGCACGTCGCTACCCTGACGCCTACTATTGCTTATCAGATCGTCAGCTTGTTGGGGGTAAGTGACTTTCTTGTCCTGAAACTAAGATTTATTTTCCACCAACCCGGAGCAGaacagcgcggtggagtatgctcacgTTTTTCcttcagcgttacagattccgatgtggtagtagttttacagccagttacataaatgtaatttaatttttgacgttcaaaaagcgctgactatgtaagccaattttgaaaaatatatatttttgttttttttttatttggctcAGTGATGACGTCTTTATGGGTAGTGAATAAAACATgcattcaaactcataaagtggtATTCATTGGTTTAGATCCCGatctgggattcaaacccgtgacactacgatattagtcacgcgttctcaatattcaatattcttgcatactatgatggtgcacaaatttgtaagttacatatgagattcacatcatagaccctttcgggcacaagaAAATAGAAGTTTATAAGAGataaggaagcttttcaaatacttagtaacatcagtatcattaaggtattcactagtgctgtagtaacatttattaattagaagttcttttattttttaataaagattttgacacttttttcttcttttaatatgttaggcagtgaTAGGTGTTCTCCACGAGCTAtcacgaattttatttatgtaataaataagtgaATAACAAATAATTACGTAATTATCTTCCAGGTAACAACACCGGCTCGACTGAAGAGTTGCCATATCATCAACTATTCCTGGATCCTGAACACATTCTTCTACCTCTTCAAACGGTTCATACCAAGGGAATTCtacgataaaatatttttccacggTTACGACCTCAAATCTTTACAAAAACACATAGATTTAGAATGTCTCCCTCCGCGGTACGGGGGCACATGCAACTCACACGCACCCTTTGGCTTGTGGTTACAGAAAATAAAGAAGTACAGAACAGCTGAGTTTGATAAAGAAATGAAAGCGCTAGGGTATTTAGTCAAAGAGTGAAATAACTATTGATTTATAATGGTAAGTATATCTGTAATTTGTAGGAATAAAGTGGTTGTTTTTGATAAGGCTAGGTGATCGATGGAATTGTGATAATGCCAAGTCCACTTTTGTATGCTTAACTCCTGCCGTCGAGAGGATGCGCATTTGACAGCTGGTAATAGAATATTCGGAATATCTTTGAAACGGCGAACACATTACGATGAAAATATTTTGACTTTAAATCCGCACTAAATAATACGAAAAATGGTATAATAACGTCAATTTACGATAAATATACACATTTActataaatagtaaaaaaaaattagttaaTAATTAAGATAACACAATGTTTCCGTAAACGTACTGCGCCATTCCAAAGTTAAATCAAGAGCCTATTTTGATAGTGATGtgctaaaaaaattaaatttaaatttattatttagttattttatttacaatttttaaaGCATCATGTCAGGTAAAGTTACAATTGCCTAATATTTTCTAAGTCAGTTTTTTTCTAATACTAAAGTTGAAATTCCAGTATACAGTATTGTAATTGCGTCTCGCTCGCACAGAGACTCTGCGCTAACGATATCTTAACGATATTTTTTTGTGTCGATTACAGTAACAGTGTTACTTAATACCTATCCCTAATTTTGTCAATctgttaaatgtcaaatgcgcATTCTCTCGACGGCAGGATTTCAATGAGATACCTCATTGATAGGGTGGTAGTAACATCGCCacaaaaactttgatgggtgattcagaccatgattctgagttgatatcaaacagaattttccgtcgcaaaaatatggaacttaaaataatcaaaaatacttacactatgattttcatgaattttccaagaggcaattccacttggtatctaCTTAGAATCTACATCATCTGAATCCACTtgtaatcatggtctgaatcatcctcctcactaatcgttacggtgtcactagcacccatacttgtatgactacctgCACGTACTTATATAGGGTGTATGTataggtgacatcgtaacgaatactaagaggcatgatttaacttattattatgagttaactagcttttgcccgcgacttcgtctgcgtggcgtgtatctatattacgcggtttagatgtttttttcccactaactcccgttcccgcgggagttttgcaatatcctgttgtaattaagctttaagtttactaaggtacctgcatgccaaatttcaagcgtctaacttaagcggtttagatttttcatacaaaaggattgtcccgctaattcccgttcccgtgggaatttcgggaattcctttcttagtgcacctctacggtacctaagctacgtccattccaaatttcaagtgtctacgtttagccgtttaggctgtgcgttgatatgtcagtcagtcagtttctccttttatatatttagatatcacgtggaattttccattaaaatagtgtgaaaaataaacacaaaaatatcctgatgaatttgtttaattattgtttgttttcctgtggaatgaaacattttattttgtccgTTATGGAAAACTTACGATGTGTGATATTATTGCTCAAAACTTTGAAGaccattttgtaattattagaaTGATATGgaaaagataaactaagtaagtagATTAACAAAATAGTAGATATTATATTACACAGCAATAATGCCATTTTATACGGTTTTAATAGATACATTTTATCAAATGTGATATTAAATGTTGATCcagaatgtatttttatatatcaagtttatattcaatataatatttaagatcattacaaaacaatttttaaaagtcCAAATAGCATTTTAGTTATATCGCtatcatataatataaaatcatattttaaaGTTACGTTGTATTGTGATAATTCGTATTCGAATCTTTCAATCAGGATTTCTTATTAcaccaatatatatttttataggtaaCACAACATAGAcgaatatgtatatatttaattataaatatatattgcgCGTACGTAGTGATCTCTTAAAGTCAACTGttatacaataaaatcataataattttcataaggtatgtatgtaattattaaataatataatttattgatttGGTGAATTCTGGGTGGATTAGTCTTAGACTTAAaacgttatattttttacaattttaagcACTTAAAAATAGAACTTATGATAGaatgttaggggcctatggcggctcaataataaccctgacaccagggttgatggggttggtactccacctcacaacccacacaatagaagaagagaagaagaatagaaCATTTTAGAACTATTTTAAGATGAATTTATGACATTTTAAGAGATTTAATGaaattataacttttatataGAAAAGATTAGCAAAACACGTACAATATTATActagtgataaaaatatttttgactttATATTGTGACACAATTATACTACTTTGTGCCTTATATACTTTACTATAATGATGCGAACACTATGTAATATGTTTGAATGTGATATAGAATTAatcattgaaataaatatttgtcaaacgttt from the Pectinophora gossypiella chromosome 11, ilPecGoss1.1, whole genome shotgun sequence genome contains:
- the LOC126370728 gene encoding clavesin-2-like, producing MYKCFLEIGFEAELSTHEDPELLELAHEMCNEDVATRHIACAELRDMIYERGECNPYRMDDVFLLRFLRARDFIVPKAHRLLVRWCNFRIQYPYLYEGVDLWALVKIKDAYEGTLLDRPDIGRLSIFRFGTWDTSEFPVEDLVKAGVLMFDIGIRQPKLQVLGGTLIVDLEGITLRHVATLTPTIAYQIVSLLGVTTPARLKSCHIINYSWILNTFFYLFKRFIPREFYDKIFFHGYDLKSLQKHIDLECLPPRYGGTCNSHAPFGLWLQKIKKYRTAEFDKEMKALGYLVKE